A region of the Campylobacter subantarcticus LMG 24377 genome:
TACATAGTTGGACAAGATAATCTTAGATTGATTGTCTTTGAAAAAGCATATTTTGAAAAAGATTGCACAGGACAGCTTATTTTGAAAATTCTTAATAAAATGGATTCAAGATATTTTTTTGGCTGGAATGATAAGCTAAAAGAATATCTTAATTAATAAACTCTAATTATCTAAAAAAAAGATAACTAGAGTGCTAAAAAATAATTCAATTGATTATATTGTTTTTACAGTTTAAAGTCAATAATTAAAAACCTAATCTAGTCTTTTTGTAATCCTCTAATCCTTTTAATAAACCTAAAAGCATATTAGAGTCAATAGCTCCTTTTATTGGCTCTCCTATGACTTTTCCTGTTGGCGTTATGATGTATGTTGTAGGTGTTGTGCCATCAAACAATAAATCTCTTGGAATCTTTCCACCATTATTTAAATCAGATATTGCTACTACAAATTTTTCATCAAAATAACTCATTAGTGTTGTGTTATTCATTACATCATTAAGAAGTTTATGACAATATTTGCAAGTATTTGATACTACAAAGAAAACCATGATTTTAGCCTCTTTTAATGCTTGTTGTTGGGCAGTAAAAATATCATTGTATATAATAGGTTTTGCATAAAAGTTGCTATATATGATACTTAGTAGTAAAAAAGAAGAAAGAATGTGCTTTAATTTCATAAAAATCCTTTTATATTTATTATTGATTATAGCATTTTGTTGTAATGTGTAGTCAAATGTTGTATTAAATCTCAGTTTTATATCTTTTTAATAAATGGGCATATCCCATTGTAATTAGAAATTTTCTTAAAGTATCCCTATGAACACCTATTCTTCTTGCTATTTTTGAGTGCGAGTAGCCTTGCTTGTCCCATTTTAAAATTTGTTTTAATGCTGGATAGCATGGATTTACTTCAATTCTATTCTTTTTGCCTTTGGGACGCCCTAAAATTGCACCTTCCATTTTTTTTCTAGCTAAAGCCTCTTTAGTTCTTTGTGAAATTAATTGTCTTTCAATTTCAGCTGATAAAGAAAAAGCAAAAGCAATTACTTTTGTATTAATATTATCATTAAGAGCAAAATTTTCTTTGATAGAATATATAGTGATATTATTTTTAATACACCAGTTCAATTTCTCCATAATATCTAAAAGACTTCTTCCTAGTCTTGAAAGTTCTGTGACAACTAAGGAATCTCCATTTTTTAATTTTTTAAATAATCTTCCTAAATTTCTATGATCTATTGCTATTTTTCCGCTAACAACTTCTTGCACAAAATAATTGATTTTAATTTCATTTCTTTTACTCCACTGAAGTATTTCAAATTTTTGATTTTCAGTGTTTTGTTTATCAGTGCTAACTCTTATATAAGCATATATCATTGATGTTTCCTTTTAGTAAAATAAAGATTGTTTATATCAAAAAAGGTATGATTTTTCTAGTTTAAAATAATTAACCCTTTAATAACAGCATTAATGTGGAAGCTAAGAGTTTAAATTTAGTTACAAGTAAAAATAAAATTAGAATAAAATATTCTATGTTGCTTGCAAAAGGTTCTTATGATAGTGGAAAATTAATCG
Encoded here:
- a CDS encoding multiple promoter invertase, which gives rise to MIYAYIRVSTDKQNTENQKFEILQWSKRNEIKINYFVQEVVSGKIAIDHRNLGRLFKKLKNGDSLVVTELSRLGRSLLDIMEKLNWCIKNNITIYSIKENFALNDNINTKVIAFAFSLSAEIERQLISQRTKEALARKKMEGAILGRPKGKKNRIEVNPCYPALKQILKWDKQGYSHSKIARRIGVHRDTLRKFLITMGYAHLLKRYKTEI
- a CDS encoding thioredoxin; protein product: MKLKHILSSFLLLSIIYSNFYAKPIIYNDIFTAQQQALKEAKIMVFFVVSNTCKYCHKLLNDVMNNTTLMSYFDEKFVVAISDLNNGGKIPRDLLFDGTTPTTYIITPTGKVIGEPIKGAIDSNMLLGLLKGLEDYKKTRLGF